The Carcharodon carcharias isolate sCarCar2 chromosome 23, sCarCar2.pri, whole genome shotgun sequence genome has a window encoding:
- the cntd1 gene encoding cyclin N-terminal domain-containing protein 1: HDPSTELKFVFLLCEQLGLHQVTRYQAVEILERFMIRYIEKLYSARCTGSVKNAEKYGWGLLQVRIQDHFVLRIMSCVQIASKISFHYQIVNITMALKFLQSLGYSYKREDFLDSELLVLETLSFQVNVPSPFTHTEILLEVMGYNDPSVPVKNLHCISLKVLKFVYLMRNTIYENLLKITIENSTPSELQRAKFLSVKEDCMLLAVGVIGTSAIILNYTPWFKVVQQLASISGVTEESISEFSQVILKHIFPGANHEISSNVNRYSILSVH; encoded by the exons catgacccttcaacagaactta AATTTGTTTTCCTCCTTTGTGAGCAACTGGGGCTTCACCAGGTCACGAGATATCAAGCTGTGGAGATACTGGAAAG GTTTATGATTCGCTACATTGAAAAACTCTATTCAGCTAGATGCACAGGTTCTGTGAAAAATGCAGAAAAATACGGCTGGGGACTATTGCAAGTTAGAATCCAAGATCACTTTGTGCTACGTATTATGTCTTGTGTTCAAATAGCAAGCAAGATCTCATTCCATTACCAG ATTGTTAATATTACTATGGCCCTGAAATTTCTCCAGTCTCTTGGTTACTCATATAAGAGAGAAGATTTTCTGGATTCAGAACTGCTTGTCCTTGAAACTCTGAGTTTTCAAGTCAATGTCCCTTCTCCTTTCACTCACACTGAAATATTATTAGAAGTCATGG ggtacAATGATCCATCAGTTCCAGTTAAAAACCTACATTGTatttccctgaaggtgctgaaattTGTTTACCTCATGAGAAACACCATTTATGAAAACTTACTAAAAATTACTATTGAAAATTCTACACCTAGTGAACTCCAAAG GGCAAAGTTTTTGTCTGTAAAGGAAGATTGCATGCTTCTCGCTGTTGGGGTCATTGGAACAAGTGCAATTATACTGAACTATACACCCTGGTTCAAG GTTGTACAGCAGCTGGCCTCAATTAGTGGTGTAAcagaagaaagcatttctgagtTTTCTCAAGTCATACTAAAACACATTTTTCCAGGAGCAAATCATGAAATAAGTTCCAATGTTAATAGATACAGTATTTTGTCAGTACATTAA